In Corynebacterium sp. P4-C1, the sequence TCTCCCTGGCGGCAGTTATGTTCCTGCTAGCCATCTCTCTGGCCGGTTGGAACGCGTGGTGGTACGTCTCCTCCTTCGCGGTTCCGTGGTGGGATAAGACGGTCCAGCTCAAGGGCATTCAGGCCAGCTCGGTCATGCTGCTGCTGACCCTGGTCACCGTTGTCGTCGGCGTGATCCAGACCTTGCGTTACGACCAGCGCCGCGCAGAAGCCGAGGAAGCGGGTCGAGTCCGCGAATTCGAGGCGGCCCAGGCCGCCGAGGGCTCCCGCTTCGCCAAGGTGATGACGGCACCCATCGCCGTCGCCTCCATCCTCATGGTCGCCTTCTCCTGCCTGACTTTTGCGAAGTCTTTCGTGGACCAGGCTCCCGCCTACTCCGTGGGCATGGGCAACATCCGCTCCCTGAAGGGCGACAAATGCCAGCTCAGCAGCGATGTGCTGCTGGAGACGGACACCAACGATTCTTTCCTCACCCCGGTCGACGGGGTGCCGCTGGGCCGTTCGCTCGAATCCGGCACCGTCCGCGGTTTCCACCCGGAGGGCGTGCCCGCCTACATCGATTCGGACAACGAGGGCTCCGCGAGCGTCGGCGCGATCGGCAGCGACCCGGCCGCCGCTTCTTCGGACACAGGCTCGAACGCCGGCACCGCGAACTCGGCGAACTCCGCGAACTCCGCCAACACCGGCGCGGCCAACAAGACCGACGCAGACGGCTCCACCGACAAGGCTGGCAAGGCTGGCGGCGGCGCGGCCGGCTCAACGGAGCAGGGCGAAGACGTCACCTCCGACACCGTCCAGTCCACGAGCCGCGCCGGCACGCAGGGCAACCGCTCCGAGGACCAGGTGGGCGTCAACGGCTCGACGGTGCGCCTGCCGTTCAATTTGGACTACAACCGCGTTCCCGTGCTGGGCACCTTCGATGAGGAAGCCCAGTCCTCCTCCGAGATCAAGACCGGCTGGTACGAGCTGCCGGAGTCCACAGAGGAGGCACCGTTGCTCGTCGCATCCGTCGCCGGCCGTATCGCCCACCACGACATCAACGGCGAGGAGAAGAAGGGCCAGACCCTCAAGCTCGAGTACGGCACCCGCAATTCGGGCGGCTCCGTCACCAATATCGGTGAGGTGGAGATGATGGATCCGGGCCCGAGCGTGAAGTGGCGCAACGTCCGCTACCCGATCTCGGACCTACCTGAGGGCGCCAACGTGGTGCGCCTGGTGGGCGAGGACATCAACCTCGACCCGTACGAGTGGATGGCGTTGACCCCGCTGCGCAACCCGAAATTGGAGCACATCACGGATGTCTTCGACGCGGACACCCCGGGCCTGCTGGACTGGCCGGTGGCGCTGCAGTTCCCGTGCAACCGCACGTTCAACCACTACGCGGGCGTGACGGAGATTCCGCAGTTCCGCATCGCTCCGGATGCCCCGGGCAAGGAGCAGCTGAGCGGTTTCCAGGACTTCCTGGGCGGCGGCGCGATGTCCACGTCGGAGGCCGTGAACTCCGCCTACGAGATGCCGGGCTACCTCGACAACGACTGGCACCGCGATTGGGGTTCGGCGTACCGCTACGTGCTGCGCACGAATTCGCTTGGCGACGCCCCCGCCCCCGCCCACATCAACCACGAGCAGATCACCCGCTCGGGCTGGTGGAAGTCGTCAGACATGAAGATCCGCAACCCCCACGAGGACGAGGAGTAGCGGGGCAGCTTCGCTCCTCCTCCACTTCACTACAGTGGGGTCCTATGAAGGACCTTTACCGACTTGTGAACGGACCGTGGCTGGAAAGCCACGTCATCCCCGACGACCGCGGAGTGGACGGCACGTTTCACGGCCTGCGCGACCGCGCTGAGGAGGATGTCCACGACCTAGTGAAGGACGGGCAAGGCCGCGCCAGCGACCTCTACGCCTCGTTCATGGACACCGGGGCGATCAACGCGGCAGGCCTCGCCCCTCTCGACGAGGACTTCGCGCTGTTGAGCGTCGCAGACATCGACGAGCTGGCGCACAACCTGGGCGTGCTCGACCGCCGCGGCGTCTCCGGCCCGCTGAGCTACTGGGTGGAGAAGGATTCGGAGGGCGACACGGCCGTCCCGTACCTCGTGCAGTCGGGCCTGGGCCTGCCGGACGAGGCGTATTACCGCGATCCGGCGCACGCGGAAACACTGGAGAAATACCGCGCCCACGTCGAACGCATGCTGGGCTTTTTGGATCCGTCGCGCCTGTTCGGCTTGAGCGCTGCCACCGCCGCGGAGCGCATCGTGGAAACGGAGAAGCAGATCGCACACAGCCACTGGGATGTCGTGGCCAGCCGCGATGCGGTGAAGACCTACAACCCGAAGCAGCTCAGCGACCTGCCGGACATCGTCCAAACGCTGCTGCGAGGCTCCGGGCTCGGCGACGGCCGCGTGATCGACATGATGCCGTCCTACACCGCCGACCTGGCCGGCATGCTCCGCGCCGAGACCCTGCCGGACTGGCAGCTGTGGGCGACATGGCACATCCTCATTTCCCGCGCCGGCGTGCTGCCAGAAGAGGTCGGCGCCGCGAATTTCGAGTTTTACGGCACCGCACTGTCGGGCGCGACCCAGCAGCGCGACCGCTGGAAGCGCGGCATCGCGCTGGCGGAGTCGCTGGTGGGGGAAGACATGGGCAAGGACTTCGTCGATAAGCACTTCTCCCCGCAGGCCAAGGACGAAATGCTGAAGCTCGTCGACTACCTTGTCGCCGCCTACCGCGAGCGCATCAGCACGCTGGCCTGGATGTCGCCGGCCACCCGCGAACGCGCGCTGGAAAAGCTGTCGCAGTTCCGCGCGAAGATCGGCTACCCGGATTCCTGGCGCTCCTACGACGGCCTCGACTTCTCCCGCGACGGTGCCGACCTCGTGGCCAACGTGCGCGCCGGCGCGGAATTCGAGCACGATTACCAGGTGGCCAAGATCGGCAAGCCCGCTGACCGCGACGAGTGGGTGACCACCCCGCAGACCGTCAACGCGTTCTACAACCCGGTGGTCAACGACATCACATTCCCCGCCGCGATCCTGCGCCCGCCGTTCTTCGACATTGACGCCGACCCGGCCGAGAATTTCGGTGCGATCGGTGCCGTCATCGGCCACGAGATCGGTCACGGCTTCGACGACCAAGGCTCGCGTTACGACGGTGCCGGCAACCTCAACTCCTGGTGGACCGACGAGGACCGCGCCCGCTTCGAGGAACTGACCAGCAAGCTCGTCGAGCAGTACAGCGGCCTCGTCCCGCACGTCCTCGAGGGGAACGACACCAAGGGCGTCAACGGCGAATTCACCCTCGGCGAGAACATCGGCGACCTGGGCGGGCTCGGCATCGCCGTGGTCGCGTACAAGAACTACCTCAAAGACCAGCAGCTTGACGACGGCCCGGCCCTCCCCTTCGACACTGACGGCGCCTCCCCGGAACTCGACGGGAAGGAATTCACCGGCCTGCAGCGCCTGTTTTTGTCCTGGTCGCGCATCTGGCGCACTGCCATCCGCCCCGAGATGGCCGAGCAGTACCTGGCCATCGACCCGCATTCACCCGCCGAATTCCGCTGCAACGTCATCGCCGGAAACGTTTCCGAGTTCTACGAGGCGTTCCCCGAGGTCGACGAGGATTCCGAGATGTGGGTCGCCCCGGAGGACCGTGTGGTGATCTGGTGATAAATCCCCGAAGCGAATCCCCGGCCAGCGGCTTCAGCGCCGCGCAGGAGCGCATGCGCCACGTCCCGGAGCCGTTGCAACCCGACGCTCCCCTCCCCCAGGGTGAGGTGGGTGCGGTCTACCCCGTCAACGAGCAGCACCTCGAGGACTTCCAGGTCGGCGGGGTGGAGCGCTCCCTCCCGCCCGCGGAGCAGTTGGCGCAGCTGGTCTCCTATATGGAGTCCAGCTACCCCCTGCCCGGCAGTACCCGCGCCGGCATTGGCGCCGACAGCACCGGTGCCGACACCGATGCCGTGGACCGGTACCTCGCCGCCTTGCCGGACCGCCTCACCCACGCGGCGATGCTGATGCTCGGCTCGGGCCTGGACCACACGATGCCCGGTGTCGCCTATGGCATGGACGTGGATGCGCGCGACCTGCCCGATCTCGGTGCCCGCGTGTTCGTTCCCGCGGGTTCCGCGCAGCCGGCGGGCCGGTGGGCGGTGGCCCTGCATCCGGGTTTCGGCCCCCGTGCGGTGGAGCATTACTGGCGCCCCCTGGTGGCGGCGGTGGCGCAACTGTCCGGCACGACGATCGTCGACCTGAACGACACCTGCGGATCGGGTGCCCGCGGCACCCTCAACGAGGCGTTCGAGTACATCGCGGCGCAGAATCCGTCTGATGCGCGG encodes:
- a CDS encoding M13 family metallopeptidase, giving the protein MKDLYRLVNGPWLESHVIPDDRGVDGTFHGLRDRAEEDVHDLVKDGQGRASDLYASFMDTGAINAAGLAPLDEDFALLSVADIDELAHNLGVLDRRGVSGPLSYWVEKDSEGDTAVPYLVQSGLGLPDEAYYRDPAHAETLEKYRAHVERMLGFLDPSRLFGLSAATAAERIVETEKQIAHSHWDVVASRDAVKTYNPKQLSDLPDIVQTLLRGSGLGDGRVIDMMPSYTADLAGMLRAETLPDWQLWATWHILISRAGVLPEEVGAANFEFYGTALSGATQQRDRWKRGIALAESLVGEDMGKDFVDKHFSPQAKDEMLKLVDYLVAAYRERISTLAWMSPATRERALEKLSQFRAKIGYPDSWRSYDGLDFSRDGADLVANVRAGAEFEHDYQVAKIGKPADRDEWVTTPQTVNAFYNPVVNDITFPAAILRPPFFDIDADPAENFGAIGAVIGHEIGHGFDDQGSRYDGAGNLNSWWTDEDRARFEELTSKLVEQYSGLVPHVLEGNDTKGVNGEFTLGENIGDLGGLGIAVVAYKNYLKDQQLDDGPALPFDTDGASPELDGKEFTGLQRLFLSWSRIWRTAIRPEMAEQYLAIDPHSPAEFRCNVIAGNVSEFYEAFPEVDEDSEMWVAPEDRVVIW
- a CDS encoding alpha/beta hydrolase, encoding MINPRSESPASGFSAAQERMRHVPEPLQPDAPLPQGEVGAVYPVNEQHLEDFQVGGVERSLPPAEQLAQLVSYMESSYPLPGSTRAGIGADSTGADTDAVDRYLAALPDRLTHAAMLMLGSGLDHTMPGVAYGMDVDARDLPDLGARVFVPAGSAQPAGRWAVALHPGFGPRAVEHYWRPLVAAVAQLSGTTIVDLNDTCGSGARGTLNEAFEYIAAQNPSDARVTVWAAGGGAALLAEQHPADSVVLTFPVSGPPAGPGGKPVQVRTTGDYAVAQAGPGIIATPEEYRRIVRDIADDLRA